A single region of the Actinoplanes sp. SE50/110 genome encodes:
- a CDS encoding MurR/RpiR family transcriptional regulator — protein MTTVTGESGGLLGRLRIEGPGMPEALARIAETILADPETSAHASIVDLAERSGTSTATVTRFSRTLGFKGYASLRVAIATETGRAEQARWETDISGDIAPDDPLTDVLGVVTAADTRAIQSTAAGLDVAAVERVAAAIAGAQRVEIFGLGSSGTSAREMAFRLERIRVPIWHRPDSHTALTNAALLLPGDVAIGLSHSGRTREVIETLAEAADHGALTVAVTSYARSPLAEVADVVFTTSVQETTFRLAALSALHSQLLVLDLIYVAVAQRTFERTAEALELTVRAVDAHRLPEKIPTRRRGRAKGQP, from the coding sequence ATGACCACCGTGACCGGTGAGAGCGGCGGCCTGCTCGGGCGACTGCGGATCGAGGGCCCGGGCATGCCGGAAGCCCTGGCCCGGATCGCCGAGACGATCCTGGCCGACCCGGAGACCTCGGCGCACGCCAGCATCGTGGACCTCGCCGAGCGGTCCGGCACCTCGACCGCGACGGTCACCCGGTTCAGCCGCACGCTGGGCTTCAAAGGGTACGCCAGCCTGCGGGTCGCGATCGCCACCGAAACCGGGCGGGCCGAACAGGCCCGCTGGGAGACCGACATCAGCGGCGACATCGCCCCCGACGACCCGCTCACCGACGTGCTCGGCGTGGTCACCGCGGCCGACACCCGGGCCATTCAGAGCACCGCGGCCGGCCTCGACGTCGCCGCGGTCGAACGGGTGGCGGCCGCGATCGCCGGCGCCCAGCGGGTGGAGATCTTCGGCCTGGGCAGCAGCGGCACCTCGGCCCGGGAGATGGCGTTCCGGCTGGAACGCATCCGGGTGCCGATCTGGCACCGGCCCGACTCGCACACCGCGCTGACCAATGCGGCGCTGCTGCTGCCCGGCGACGTGGCGATCGGGCTGTCGCACTCCGGTCGCACCCGCGAGGTGATCGAGACGCTCGCCGAGGCCGCCGACCACGGCGCGCTGACCGTGGCGGTGACCAGCTACGCCCGGTCGCCGCTGGCCGAGGTGGCCGACGTCGTCTTCACCACCTCGGTGCAGGAGACCACCTTCCGGCTGGCCGCGCTCTCCGCGCTGCACTCCCAGCTGCTCGTGCTCGACCTGATCTACGTCGCGGTCGCCCAGCGCACCTTCGAGCGGACCGCCGAGGCGCTGGAGCTGACCGTGCGCGCGGTCGACGCCCACCGACTGCCCGAGAAGATCCCGACCCGCCGCCGCGGGCGCGCGAAAGGACAACCGTGA
- a CDS encoding glycoside hydrolase family 16 protein, with the protein MKIDKRRLSGMVAAVLAASGIVALSSGSPASAADCGYLFDDFHYNTSSDAALTANGWTPRSYSGGPGVAGATWSPANITFPTANGDKVAQLTAYTDGTAAGTGHAELYSAQKRFLDGTYASRIRFSDTPAAGTDGDHINETFFTISPLNGDLDPTYSELDISEYLPNGGWGETGPINYQTTWYTYQNDPWYADNLHSSQRSSLDGWHDLVAQVANGHVVYWIDGVQVGDHGGKYYPRQTMTINWNLWFIDLAAHAGGKSTYNEQIDWVLFAKNQVLSPAQATAQAAAYRTGGTGFLDTVASSGTCSTPTTPPSSPSTPPSSPPTSQPPATGCSDAPEWAFSSVYLGGALVKHEKSKNGDPSGPPSGQGEHLWRARYWTQGSEPGWTQQWEDLGRC; encoded by the coding sequence ATGAAGATTGATAAACGTCGATTGTCCGGGATGGTGGCGGCGGTGCTCGCGGCATCCGGCATCGTCGCCCTGAGCTCCGGCTCGCCCGCCTCCGCCGCCGACTGCGGCTATCTCTTCGACGACTTTCACTACAACACCTCGTCGGACGCCGCGCTGACCGCGAACGGCTGGACCCCGCGCAGCTACTCCGGCGGCCCCGGCGTCGCCGGAGCCACCTGGTCACCGGCCAACATCACCTTCCCCACCGCGAACGGCGACAAGGTCGCCCAGCTCACCGCGTACACCGACGGCACCGCGGCCGGCACCGGGCACGCCGAGCTGTACTCGGCCCAGAAACGGTTCCTGGACGGCACGTACGCCAGCCGGATCAGATTCAGCGACACCCCGGCCGCCGGCACCGACGGCGACCACATCAACGAGACGTTCTTCACGATCAGCCCGCTCAACGGGGACCTCGACCCCACCTACAGCGAACTCGACATCTCCGAATACCTGCCGAACGGCGGCTGGGGCGAAACCGGGCCGATCAACTACCAGACGACCTGGTACACCTATCAAAACGATCCGTGGTACGCCGACAACCTGCACTCCTCGCAACGATCCAGCCTGGACGGTTGGCACGACCTGGTCGCCCAGGTCGCCAACGGACACGTCGTCTACTGGATCGACGGCGTCCAGGTCGGCGACCACGGCGGCAAGTACTACCCGCGCCAGACCATGACGATCAACTGGAACCTCTGGTTCATCGACCTGGCCGCCCACGCCGGTGGCAAGAGCACCTACAACGAGCAGATCGACTGGGTGCTGTTCGCCAAGAACCAGGTGCTCTCCCCGGCGCAGGCCACCGCGCAGGCCGCCGCCTACCGCACCGGCGGCACCGGCTTCCTCGACACGGTCGCCTCCAGTGGCACCTGCTCCACCCCGACCACCCCGCCATCCTCCCCGTCGACGCCGCCGTCCTCCCCGCCCACCTCGCAGCCGCCCGCAACCGGCTGCTCGGATGCGCCGGAGTGGGCGTTCAGCTCGGTCTACCTGGGCGGAGCGCTGGTCAAGCACGAGAAGAGCAAGAACGGCGACCCGAGCGGGCCGCCGTCCGGACAGGGCGAACACCTGTGGCGGGCCCGCTACTGGACCCAGGGTTCCGAACCCGGCTGGACCCAGCAGTGGGAAGACCTCGGCCGCTGCTGA
- a CDS encoding N-acetylglucosamine kinase, translating into MLRSLGMELVLGVDAGGTGTRAVLAGPAGVIGRGQAGPGNPIAAGRAAIGAIAAAIRQALGHRSPAGVRHGVLGLSGASALHDPAVHDLFRDMWAGIGLTCPMIVVGDVLTAFAAGTAAASGAVLIAGTGAIAARIDDFTVTRIADGLGWLLGDEGSGRWLGLRAVRAAARDFGTGFAARVAAHAGVGSCDELVRWAQALPLDAIAALAPIVCDAARAADPTATALVADAARRLTRTLDSLGSPGPVVLAGSLLTADTPVREILLATLRARGATVTLAGDPAEAAARLAVHLAENGNRPGIPQRFPAGPHPS; encoded by the coding sequence ATGCTTCGATCCTTGGGCATGGAGCTGGTGCTGGGAGTCGACGCGGGTGGCACCGGGACGCGTGCCGTGCTGGCCGGTCCGGCCGGCGTCATCGGCCGAGGTCAGGCCGGTCCCGGCAATCCGATCGCGGCGGGCCGGGCGGCGATCGGGGCGATCGCCGCCGCTATCCGGCAGGCGCTGGGTCACCGTTCCCCCGCGGGCGTACGACACGGCGTGCTGGGCCTGTCCGGGGCGAGTGCCCTGCACGACCCGGCGGTCCACGACCTCTTCCGGGACATGTGGGCGGGGATCGGCCTGACCTGCCCGATGATCGTGGTCGGTGACGTGCTGACCGCGTTCGCGGCCGGCACCGCGGCGGCGTCCGGTGCGGTACTGATCGCCGGCACCGGCGCGATCGCCGCGCGGATCGACGACTTCACCGTCACCCGGATCGCCGACGGTCTCGGCTGGCTGCTCGGCGACGAGGGGTCGGGCCGCTGGCTCGGGTTACGCGCGGTGCGGGCGGCCGCCCGCGATTTCGGCACCGGGTTCGCCGCCCGGGTCGCCGCGCACGCCGGCGTCGGCTCCTGCGACGAGCTGGTCCGCTGGGCTCAGGCGCTGCCGCTGGACGCGATCGCCGCGCTGGCCCCGATCGTCTGCGACGCCGCCCGGGCCGCGGATCCGACCGCCACCGCGCTGGTCGCCGACGCGGCCCGGCGGCTGACCCGCACCCTGGACAGTCTCGGCTCGCCCGGCCCGGTCGTGCTGGCCGGCAGCCTGCTCACCGCCGACACCCCGGTCCGCGAGATCCTCCTGGCCACGCTGCGCGCCCGCGGCGCGACGGTCACGCTGGCCGGTGACCCGGCCGAAGCCGCCGCCCGGCTGGCCGTCCACCTCGCGGAGAACGGGAACCGGCCGGGAATTCCGCAACGATTCCCGGCCGGCCCGCACCCATCGTAA
- a CDS encoding sugar isomerase domain-containing protein gives MSVTSEEFLHQVRAVVDRVGAGQAEEKRRAAELLATTVLNGGVIQAFGCGHSEALAMEIAGRAGGLVPTNRIALRDIVLYGGDPLEALADPMVERGTEIAHRLYELAPIKPDDAFVIASNSGINGAVVEMGLLVKEHGHALIAITSAQHSAGVASRHPSGRKLGEIADVVLDNGAPYGDAILPLPGGGAVGAVSSITAALLAQQIVTEVVATLIAAGVTPPVYLSDNVPGGKEHNAEIEARYTGRIRRTA, from the coding sequence GTGAGCGTCACCAGTGAAGAGTTCCTGCACCAGGTCCGGGCCGTGGTCGACCGGGTCGGCGCCGGTCAGGCCGAGGAGAAACGGCGCGCCGCCGAGCTGCTCGCCACGACGGTGCTCAACGGGGGCGTGATCCAGGCCTTCGGCTGCGGCCACTCCGAGGCCCTGGCCATGGAGATCGCCGGCCGGGCCGGCGGCCTGGTGCCGACCAACCGGATCGCCCTGCGCGACATCGTGCTGTACGGCGGTGACCCGCTCGAAGCCCTCGCCGACCCGATGGTCGAGCGGGGCACCGAGATCGCGCACCGCCTCTACGAACTGGCCCCGATCAAGCCGGACGACGCGTTCGTGATCGCCTCGAACTCCGGGATCAACGGCGCCGTCGTCGAGATGGGACTGCTGGTCAAGGAACACGGGCACGCGCTGATCGCGATCACCTCGGCGCAACACTCGGCAGGCGTGGCGTCCCGGCACCCGAGCGGCCGCAAACTCGGTGAGATCGCCGACGTGGTGCTGGACAACGGCGCACCCTACGGCGACGCGATCCTGCCCCTCCCCGGCGGCGGCGCGGTCGGCGCCGTCTCCTCGATCACCGCGGCGCTGCTCGCCCAGCAGATCGTCACCGAGGTGGTCGCCACCCTGATCGCGGCGGGGGTCACCCCGCCGGTCTACCTGTCGGACAACGTGCCCGGCGGGAAGGAACACAACGCGGAGATCGAGGCGCGCTACACCGGTCGCATCCGGCGCACCGCCTGA